Part of the Vigna radiata var. radiata cultivar VC1973A chromosome 11, Vradiata_ver6, whole genome shotgun sequence genome is shown below.
CATCTGCTATGTATTTGTTAACATTATCGTACTTTAACTTGATCGCAATATACGTAaagatatatacatatatacagaACTTTATTTCAGTGAAAACCACTTCTATTTATGGTtcatatacataatattttaactatttattagtGTACTCTTCCGGACAGAAAACTTGATCACAGTGAAAAATGAACAAGAGATCAAAACACACACGACTCAGATCAAAACGTTCCAGTTAAAACTAAACCACATGATTATTCTTTTATCCATCAAGCACTGAAGCAGTCCACAAGCATGTTGAGTGAAGCCTCGGAACACATCAACCAAGGTCTGTCAACTTCCATGCGTTGGCTAGAAGCCACCATAGGCAACCCAGTTGAAGaactcttctccttttctttaatCCCATGGAGGTTATGTTCAAGGCTAGATGGCTTCCAGCCACCACCACCAGAGAAAATGGTCTCACCCTTTTCCTTCAGCTTGGTCCACATGTCCCTTGGTTCAAACATCTTCTCCTACAGCCCTAAACAGATGATTGTTTGAAGGGTGATCAGAAAAATGTGTATGAATCTTTTTCGGTGGTGTTTGAAACTTCCAAAGTACAAATGAAGATGAATGAGGTGAGGTCTTATACAGAGTGAGACAGTGAATGATGAAGAGATTTTGATAAGTAAATGGAAGTGGCTCCCACCTATTATATCTATCTGTGTGCTTTTGTTTGGATGAGTATGAGGAACTTTGGGATTTGAAGTTGAGCTTATCTGAAATctctttaaatattaaaagatatacAAAAACTATGGATGGAGGGACTCTGGAATTTTCTTTCTGTATAACCCAATCATTATTTATGCTGCACTGTCTAAGTACCTACCCTAGTGCATTATTAACCACCACACTCAATCCATCCAGATTAGAGTTAAACACACTGGTGttgacattttcttttaaaacttttatgtttATCTTTTCTGAATTTCAACCTGCCCATGTCTAATACCAATGTTTACATATGCCAAAAGTATCACTTTCGTAAATTGaggttaaaaatagtttatttgcACCTCTTTGGTCGAccaaaatcacaaaaacaatATGGAAAGTATTAAACTTTGATATTGTAACATTGACATCATGCAGAAATCATGTAGAAAGAAAGAGGAGAATTCCAAACTGATTATGATATATTAGCCAAACCATTTTCTCTTATGAATTAAAGCAACTTACGTTTTTGAAAAATCATATTGAGATGAACATACCTATCATTTATTCAAGAATAGATctagtaatttttttagtatgttAATCCTAGCATCATTCAAGGCGCTAAAACTCAACCACCTTATAGTAAAAGAAGTGCAGTTTTGGATGATTGTTATAGTTCTTGAAGAGCATGGGATGAAATTGGACTGTAGTCAACTTTAGTTAATCTTTATAAAGTTTTAACTCTGAAAAGTGACGTcatgaatgaaataaataaattagtggTTGATAAATTACCTAAATATGTTAAACCTACTAGTTATAAAtggatatataaaataaataaataataaaaacaccGGATGGGAGTGTTCCTGCTTGCAGGGGTGGTGATACACAAATGAAGAAGTGAGGACTACAGAGTGATAGGTACCAAATCTAGGTTTTGACAAGCATCAAATGGatgtaaaatgtttttctttaaagtgGCAACATTGATGAAACACATTATAAAGTGTAACCAAAAAACTGTTTCAGACGTTCCAAATTCTATGCATGCAAACTAAATAAATTCAGGTCTTAAACTGTGGTTTCCCACAACGGTATTACAAATTTCATCTAATTATTACCACTAATGGTTTTGAGACATTTGGTTAATGGTTGTATCTATTTCAATTTCAGCAGTGTGAAAAAATTTTCCGTTTTGGTATTATATGTTGATTACATCTTGAAATCCAGGGATAATATAGATGTGTTGCACAATACCAAAATACTCAGAAAAACTTCAACATTAGAGATGTTGGGGAGACCTTTTTCATATTACAAATCCAAATACTTCAAAGATCATTCTTGAGGTATTACAAGTGATCCTGGTATGCAACACTAcaaatttgtttagattgaAGTTGAAAAGGCACTTGTAGAAATTCTAATGCAtcaaattaagaagaaaattattGTTTCTAGAGTAAAAGTATTGGTGGGTTCTTCTGACTTCAATCCAAACATTCACTTGGAATTTAAATGAAGTTCTCATTCTTTCTATTTTAGTACATTGTCAAGgatattgatttatatatgtatatagaaCATGCATATTGCAGTATGGATTCCTGCAGAGTGAGTGATAATGAAAAGAGTGAGCAGTCACAGTGGCTCTAATGAGGTTGATTTCAGGCAAGGAAATTGGTCAATATACAATGCAGTTAGATCTCTGCAgcaatttaatatttgaagaaCCTTTTAGACTCaaatcagaaaattgactcATCATAAAAAGGGTTGATTGAATACGAGGAGGCTTCACAGAGAATTTCATTTCACACACTCTAACCAATGAAGGTTTCAAGGAGGCCAATTTGTAGCTACCAGAGTTAAACTCGCAGGATATGTCTGCATTCTCTTAAGGCCTGCTGATAATGGTATAGAAGAGACTTCAAATTGATGCAACTTGTGATACTAtcttcaacaacatcatcagcTATATAATAAAGCACTTTCTTTCAATAATACAACAACCATGCAATGATGCAAGCTCCTTTTTCTAAAAACCTacttataaattgaaattttcattgaTTCATACATCGTGCCCAATATCTAGTTGATATGTGATATATTGTAAATTCGTCCTATGTCCTATGTctagttgataaaaaaatgttgaacaaTTACGAAGTCAATTGAAATACATTTCTTATTTAGGCTACAAACTGTAGCCAAATTCTCATaaggttgatattttttttccatagcTGGTCCACAAAACATATCCCATCAACTTACATGTAACAAGCCAGATCACTTTGTGTACAACTCTTGTCTCCAACTAAAAATTCATATGgtactattaatttatttagttctacATCATATCAAGAATCAAAGAAATACACAACCTTTTCCCTTTTGGATGATAGAGATTCATATAtgaaaacaatgataaaaagtTCATGAAATTCTCACTCAGTCTCTTCCACAAATGCTTCAATTCGAAGAAGGACAAATCCTACAGCAACCCCAACAAGAACAAGGCCATTCATGATGCCAGCAATTTGGAAAATCTCAGCAGCAGCATTGCAGGTTGAGGCGGCAGCACCTCCTCTTCTACCCTTAGATGGAAATTTCAATGAGCTCATCACCACCTTTGCAAAGCACTGCTCAGTGCACACAGGAAAGCCTAATGATGTCACACTGTTCCGAGCCTTCAACCCCCCAAAAGAATTGATCCCTCTGATGAAGTGCACACTCCTCTCCCTTCTCCTTGTGCTGCCAACACTGGAGCTTCCCACAACAGGGATTGTGGCTGGAGTTGCTGCACTGGTCATGGTCATTCTCTTCTGAAATGAGCAAACATTGTAAAATATGAAGGATTGGTAAGTTAGTTAGACACCCTTCAATCTATTTTAGATTTCTTGAACAACATAAACGGGAAAAAGTAATGAGTAAATTAACCTTGGTGGTGAAGCTGTGGTGTGGTTCTTGAAGTAGATTCACAGTGGTATGGTATGGAAGGGACTTTGTATGTTTTTGGATCCAGAGGAACCAAAGGATAAGGTGGAAAGAGTGTGGTTGGTTGAAAAGAAGATGCTATGACTTAGTCATTTTGTGGCTTGCATTTTTACTTGGATGCAGAACAACAAACAGTTGAAAAGAGGTATTTGTGTGATTTTAAAATCTAGAAGTtcaaattatattgttaaattCAGAATGATTTATAgataagaaacttaaaaaatatatattttttgaatggtATAATGTGTCATTCTTGGACtgttttttcaatatattaatgtaaattttttctagttttaacTACAAATTATATCATTTGGAAGGATACAATCCATAACTACATTAAACCTTAAATTACTATTTCAAATTCTAccattcaaaaatttatttaaaaatcggatttgttataaaataaaatagaaaacttgaagtgttattttgaaataataaagtgcagaaaaaatTCATGGGAgttaaacaaagtaaaaacctTTCTTCAAAAAGACACCTTTTTAGATTTATATGATTTGTTTGAAAGACATGAAAGAAATAAAGGGATAAAAATTGggtttataagaaa
Proteins encoded:
- the LOC106777061 gene encoding uncharacterized protein LOC106777061, whose translation is MTMTSAATPATIPVVGSSSVGSTRRRERSVHFIRGINSFGGLKARNSVTSLGFPVCTEQCFAKVVMSSLKFPSKGRRGGAAASTCNAAAEIFQIAGIMNGLVLVGVAVGFVLLRIEAFVEETE